Proteins encoded within one genomic window of Candidatus Omnitrophota bacterium:
- a CDS encoding GIY-YIG nuclease family protein, whose translation MYYIYIIYSPKCQKYYIGSTGNVTKRLAGHNQNKTCSTKNRGPWELVHKEDFDIKTAALKREKQIKSYKGGRLFKKLMVSSPSSPAWSNAGGRGPAPGKAIGGVVWSRTSP comes from the coding sequence ATGTATTATATCTATATAATTTATAGTCCCAAATGCCAAAAATATTATATAGGTAGCACTGGTAACGTAACAAAGAGACTAGCAGGGCATAACCAAAATAAAACATGCTCGACGAAGAACAGAGGCCCTTGGGAGCTTGTTCACAAAGAAGATTTTGATATAAAAACAGCTGCTCTGAAACGCGAGAAGCAGATAAAAAGCTACAAAGGCGGTAGGCTCTTTAAAAAGTTAATGGTATCGTCCCCATCGTCCCCCGCCTGGAGTAATGCAGGGGGGCGGGGCCCCGCCCCGGGTAAGGCAATTGGCGGGGTAGTCTGGTCTAGGACATCACCCTGA